A region from the Enterobacter roggenkampii genome encodes:
- the rsmS gene encoding pleiotropic regulatory protein RsmS: protein MSLENAPDEVKLAVDLIMLLENHEIPAETVLKALEIVRRDFEGKLPPHPALSPEGRGKID, encoded by the coding sequence ATGTCACTGGAAAATGCACCCGATGAGGTCAAGCTGGCCGTCGATTTGATTATGCTGCTGGAGAATCATGAGATCCCCGCCGAGACGGTGCTTAAGGCGCTGGAGATTGTGCGGCGGGATTTTGAGGGGAAACTTCCCCCTCACCCTGCCCTCTCCCCAGAGGGGAGAGGGAAAATAGATTAA
- the mscK gene encoding mechanosensitive channel MscK — MLPINRSQHPVFALLFAMLFFFATAPLTWARADNSNDIPTRADVQSQLDTLNKQKELSPQEKLTQQDLTETLETLDKIERVKAETAQLRQKVAQAPENMRKATESLNALSDVDNDNETRKTLATLSLRQLESRVAQLLDDLQTAQSDLATYNSQLVSLQTQPERVQNAMYTASQQLQQIRNRLNGTTVGEGTLRPTQQTLLLVQQSLLNAQIEQQRKSLEGNTVLQDTLQKQRDYVTANINRLEHQLQLLQEAVNSKRLTLTEKTAQEAVSPDETARIQANPLVKQELEANHQLSQRLILATENGNSLVQQNIKVKNWLDRALQAERNIKEQIAVLKGSLLLSRILYQQQQTLPSADELEDMTNRIADLRLEQFDVNQQRDALFQSDTFVAKIEEGHSSDVNPEVHDALLQVVDMRRELLDQLNKQLGNQLMMAINLQINQQQLVSVSKSLQEILTQQIFWVNSNKPMDWDWVKSFPETLKTQIKSMKVTVNWEKAWPAVMIAFLAGLPLLLIAGLIRWRLGWLKKYQAKLASEVGQLRNDSQLHTPKAILIDLIRALPVCLIILAVGLILLTMQLNVSDLLWAFSKKLALFWLVFGLCWKVLEKDGVAVRHFNMPAQLTSHWRRQIVRISLALLPLHFWSVVSELSPLHLMDDVLGQLVILLNLLLIAILMWPMCRDSWRDKESHNIRLATVTVLAIIPLALMVLTATGYFYTTLRLSGRWIETVYLVIVWNLLYQTVLRGLSVAARRIAYRRAIARRQHQVKEGAEGAEPQEEPTIALEQVNQQTLRITMLVMIALFAVMFWAIWSDLITVFAYLDSITLWQYNGTEAGAAVMKSVTMGSLLFALVSSVVAWALIRNLPGLLEVLLLSRLNLRQGASYAITTILNYVIIIVGAMTVFGSLGVSWDKLQWLAAALSVGLGFGLQEIFGNFVSGLIILFERPVRIGDTVTIGTFSGTVSKIRIRATTITDFDRKEVIIPNKAFVTERLINWSLSDTVTRVVIRLGVAYGSDLDKVKEVLLKAASEHPKVMHDPAPAVFFTTFGPSTLDHELRLYVRELRDRSYTVDELNRSIDRLCRENDINIAFNQLEVHLRNEKGDEHTEVKRDIKGDDPTPA; from the coding sequence ATGCTGCCCATCAATCGCTCGCAACATCCTGTTTTTGCATTGCTCTTTGCGATGCTGTTTTTCTTCGCCACGGCGCCGCTGACCTGGGCCCGCGCCGATAACAGCAACGATATTCCCACGCGTGCTGACGTTCAGTCGCAGCTCGACACGCTGAACAAACAAAAAGAACTCTCTCCTCAGGAAAAACTGACGCAGCAGGACCTGACGGAAACGCTGGAAACGCTGGATAAAATTGAACGCGTTAAGGCTGAAACCGCCCAGCTTCGTCAGAAGGTGGCGCAGGCCCCTGAAAACATGCGCAAAGCGACGGAGTCGCTGAATGCCCTGAGTGACGTTGATAACGACAACGAAACGCGCAAAACGCTCGCCACGCTCTCCTTACGCCAGCTGGAATCGCGCGTCGCCCAGTTGCTCGACGATCTGCAAACCGCGCAGTCCGATCTCGCGACCTACAACAGCCAGCTTGTCTCCCTGCAAACCCAGCCCGAGCGCGTGCAAAATGCGATGTATACCGCGTCTCAGCAGCTGCAGCAGATCCGCAACCGCCTGAACGGCACGACGGTGGGCGAAGGCACGCTGCGCCCGACGCAGCAAACCCTGCTGCTGGTTCAGCAGTCGTTGCTCAATGCGCAGATCGAACAGCAGCGTAAAAGCCTGGAAGGGAATACGGTGCTGCAGGACACTCTGCAGAAACAGCGTGATTACGTCACCGCGAACATTAATCGTCTGGAGCATCAGCTTCAGCTTTTGCAGGAGGCGGTTAACAGCAAACGCCTGACCCTGACGGAAAAAACCGCCCAGGAGGCCGTATCCCCTGACGAAACCGCCCGTATTCAGGCCAACCCGCTGGTAAAACAGGAGCTTGAGGCTAACCATCAGCTCAGTCAGCGCCTGATACTGGCGACGGAAAACGGCAACTCGCTGGTTCAGCAAAATATCAAGGTGAAAAACTGGCTGGATCGCGCCCTTCAGGCGGAACGCAACATCAAAGAGCAGATCGCGGTCCTGAAGGGCAGCCTCCTGCTGTCGCGTATTCTCTACCAGCAGCAGCAGACGCTTCCGTCCGCCGACGAGCTGGAGGACATGACCAACCGCATTGCGGATTTACGTCTGGAACAGTTTGACGTCAACCAGCAGCGCGATGCCCTTTTCCAGAGCGATACCTTTGTCGCCAAAATTGAAGAGGGGCATTCCAGCGACGTGAACCCGGAAGTGCACGACGCGCTGCTCCAGGTCGTGGATATGCGTCGCGAGCTGCTGGACCAGCTCAATAAACAGCTGGGTAACCAGCTGATGATGGCCATTAACCTGCAAATCAACCAGCAGCAGCTGGTGAGCGTCTCGAAAAGTCTGCAGGAGATCCTGACCCAGCAGATTTTCTGGGTAAACAGCAACAAGCCGATGGACTGGGACTGGGTTAAATCCTTCCCTGAGACGCTGAAAACGCAGATTAAGAGCATGAAGGTCACCGTAAACTGGGAGAAAGCCTGGCCTGCGGTAATGATTGCTTTTCTGGCCGGTTTGCCGCTGTTGCTGATTGCCGGTCTCATCCGCTGGCGTCTGGGCTGGCTGAAAAAATACCAGGCGAAGCTGGCCTCCGAAGTAGGGCAGCTGCGCAACGATAGCCAGCTCCATACGCCAAAAGCGATTCTGATTGACCTTATTCGCGCCCTGCCGGTGTGCCTGATTATTCTGGCTGTGGGTCTGATTCTGCTCACTATGCAGCTCAACGTCAGCGATCTGCTGTGGGCGTTCAGTAAAAAACTGGCGCTGTTCTGGCTGGTGTTTGGCCTGTGCTGGAAGGTACTGGAAAAAGACGGCGTGGCGGTGCGTCATTTCAACATGCCAGCGCAGCTGACCAGCCACTGGCGTCGTCAGATCGTGCGCATCAGCCTGGCGCTGCTGCCGCTGCACTTCTGGTCGGTTGTCTCTGAGCTTTCCCCGCTGCATCTGATGGATGACGTGCTGGGCCAGCTGGTCATCCTGCTGAACCTGCTGCTGATTGCGATCCTGATGTGGCCGATGTGTCGCGACAGCTGGCGTGATAAAGAGTCCCACAATATTCGTCTGGCCACCGTGACGGTGCTGGCGATCATTCCGCTGGCGCTGATGGTGCTGACGGCAACGGGCTACTTCTATACCACGCTGCGCCTGTCCGGGCGCTGGATTGAAACGGTCTATCTGGTGATCGTCTGGAACCTGCTCTATCAGACCGTACTGCGCGGCCTGAGCGTGGCGGCCCGCCGTATTGCCTATCGCCGCGCCATCGCGCGTCGTCAGCATCAGGTGAAAGAGGGGGCCGAAGGCGCTGAGCCGCAGGAAGAGCCGACCATCGCGCTGGAGCAGGTTAACCAGCAGACGCTGCGTATCACCATGCTGGTGATGATCGCCCTGTTTGCGGTGATGTTCTGGGCGATCTGGTCCGATCTTATTACCGTTTTCGCCTATCTCGACAGTATTACCCTCTGGCAATACAACGGAACCGAAGCCGGCGCGGCGGTCATGAAAAGCGTGACCATGGGCAGCCTGCTGTTTGCGCTGGTGTCGTCGGTGGTCGCCTGGGCGCTGATCCGCAACCTGCCAGGCCTGCTCGAAGTGCTGCTCCTGTCACGTTTGAATCTTCGCCAGGGGGCGTCCTACGCCATTACCACGATCCTCAACTACGTCATCATCATTGTCGGAGCGATGACGGTCTTTGGCTCGCTTGGCGTCTCGTGGGATAAACTGCAGTGGCTGGCGGCGGCCCTCTCGGTCGGTCTTGGTTTTGGCCTGCAGGAGATCTTCGGTAACTTTGTCTCCGGCCTGATCATCCTGTTCGAACGTCCGGTACGTATCGGCGATACCGTCACCATCGGCACGTTCTCGGGAACGGTCAGCAAGATCCGCATTCGTGCCACCACCATCACCGACTTCGATCGCAAAGAGGTGATCATCCCGAACAAAGCGTTCGTGACCGAGCGTCTGATCAACTGGTCGCTTTCCGATACGGTGACGCGCGTGGTGATCCGCCTGGGCGTGGCCTATGGATCGGATCTGGATAAGGTGAAAGAGGTGCTGCTGAAGGCGGCGTCTGAGCATCCGAAAGTGATGCACGATCCGGCCCCGGCGGTCTTCTTCACCACCTTTGGGCCGAGTACGCTGGATCACGAGCTGCGTTTATACGTGCGTGAACTGCGTGACCGCAGCTACACGGTGGATGAGCTTAACCGCTCTATCGATCGTCTGTGCCGTGAAAACGATATTAATATCGCCTTTAACCAGCTTGAGGTTCACCTGCGTAACGAGAAAGGTGATGAGCATACGGAAGTGAAGCGCGACATTAAGGGTGATGACCCGACTCCGGCTTAA
- the acrB gene encoding multidrug efflux RND transporter permease subunit AcrB, producing the protein MPNFFIDRPIFAWVIAIIIMLAGGLAILKLPVAQYPTIAPPAVTISATYPGADAKTVQDTVTQVIEQNMNGIDNLMYMSSNSDSTGTVQITLTFESGTDADIAQVQVQNKLQLAMPLLPQEVQQQGVSVEKSSSSFLMVVGVINTNGTMTQEDISDYVGANMKDAISRTSGVGDVQLFGSQYAMRIWMDPNKLNNFQLTPVDVINAIKAQNAQVAAGQLGGTPPVKGQQLNASIIAQTRLTSADEFSKILLKVNQDGSQVRLRDVAKVELGGENYDIIAKFNGKPASGLGIKLATGANALDTATAIRAELKKMEPYFPSGLKIVYPYDTTPFVKISIHEVVKTLAEAIILVFLVMYLFLQNFRATLIPTIAVPVVLLGTFAILAAFGFSINTLTMFGMVLAIGLLVDDAIVVVENVERVMAEEGLPPKEATRKSMGQIQGALVGIAMVLSAVFIPMAFFGGSTGAIYRQFSITIVSAMALSVLVALILTPALCATMLKPIQKGGHGEHKGFFGWFNRMFDKSTHHYTDSVGNILRSTGRYLLLYIIIVAGMAILFVRLPSSFLPDEDQGVFLTMAQLPAGASQERTQKVLDEVTDYYLTKEKDNVESVFAVNGFGFAGRGQNTGIAFVSLKDWSERPGKENKVEAITGRAMGTFSQIKDAMVFAFNLPAIVELGTATGFDFQLIDQGGLGHEKLTQARNQLFGEVAKHPDLLVGVRPNGLEDTPQYKIDIDQEKAQALGVSISDINTTLGAAWGGSYVNDFIDRGRVKKVYVMSEAQYRMLPNDINSWFVRGSNGQMVPFSAFSTSRWEYGSPRLERYNGLPSMEILGQAAPGRSTGEAMNLMEELASKLPSGVGYDWTGMSYQERLSGNQAPALYAISLIVVFLCLAALYESWSIPFSVMLVVPLGVIGALLAATFRGLTNDVYFQVGLLTTIGLSAKNAILIVEFAKDLMEKEGKGLIEATLEAVRMRLRPILMTSLAFILGVLPLVISSGAGSGAQNAVGTGVMGGMITATVLAIFFVPVFFVVVRRRFSRKNEDVEHAHSVEPH; encoded by the coding sequence ATGCCTAATTTCTTTATCGATCGCCCCATATTTGCGTGGGTGATCGCCATTATCATCATGCTGGCCGGGGGACTTGCGATCCTGAAGCTGCCTGTCGCGCAATATCCAACGATTGCGCCACCGGCGGTGACGATTTCCGCGACCTACCCAGGGGCTGATGCAAAAACGGTGCAGGACACCGTCACTCAGGTTATCGAACAGAACATGAACGGTATCGATAACCTGATGTACATGTCCTCAAACAGTGACTCTACCGGTACAGTTCAGATCACCCTGACCTTCGAGTCAGGTACGGATGCTGACATTGCGCAGGTTCAGGTGCAGAACAAACTGCAGCTGGCGATGCCGCTGCTGCCGCAGGAAGTACAACAGCAGGGCGTGAGCGTCGAGAAATCGTCCAGTAGCTTCCTGATGGTTGTCGGCGTTATCAACACCAACGGCACCATGACGCAGGAGGATATTTCCGACTACGTGGGCGCCAACATGAAGGACGCCATCAGCCGTACGTCCGGTGTGGGTGACGTGCAGCTGTTCGGTTCTCAGTACGCAATGCGTATCTGGATGGATCCGAACAAGCTGAACAACTTCCAGCTGACGCCGGTTGACGTGATTAACGCCATTAAAGCGCAGAACGCCCAGGTGGCAGCCGGTCAGCTAGGCGGTACGCCGCCGGTGAAGGGCCAGCAGCTTAACGCCTCGATCATCGCGCAAACCCGTCTGACCTCCGCGGATGAGTTCAGCAAAATTCTGCTGAAAGTGAATCAGGACGGCTCGCAGGTTCGCCTGCGCGACGTGGCGAAAGTCGAGCTGGGCGGTGAGAACTACGACATCATCGCGAAGTTCAACGGTAAACCGGCTTCCGGTCTGGGTATCAAACTGGCGACAGGCGCGAACGCCCTGGATACCGCCACGGCGATCCGTGCAGAACTGAAGAAAATGGAACCGTACTTCCCGTCAGGCCTGAAGATCGTTTATCCGTACGACACCACGCCATTCGTTAAAATTTCGATTCACGAAGTGGTTAAAACGCTGGCAGAAGCGATCATCCTGGTGTTCCTGGTCATGTATTTGTTCCTGCAAAACTTCCGCGCGACGCTGATCCCAACCATCGCCGTTCCGGTCGTTCTGCTGGGGACCTTTGCTATCCTCGCGGCCTTTGGCTTCTCGATAAACACCCTGACGATGTTCGGGATGGTGCTTGCCATCGGCCTGCTGGTGGATGATGCCATCGTCGTGGTAGAGAACGTCGAGCGCGTGATGGCGGAAGAAGGTCTGCCGCCGAAGGAAGCCACCCGTAAATCAATGGGTCAGATCCAGGGCGCGCTGGTTGGTATCGCGATGGTACTGTCTGCGGTATTTATCCCGATGGCCTTCTTCGGCGGCTCTACCGGTGCGATTTACCGTCAGTTCTCGATCACCATCGTTTCCGCGATGGCGCTGTCGGTACTGGTCGCATTGATCCTGACGCCTGCGCTGTGTGCCACCATGCTGAAGCCGATTCAGAAAGGCGGTCATGGCGAGCATAAAGGGTTCTTCGGCTGGTTTAACCGCATGTTTGATAAGAGCACGCACCACTACACCGACAGCGTGGGCAACATCCTGCGCAGCACCGGTCGTTACCTGCTGCTCTATATCATCATCGTGGCGGGGATGGCGATTCTGTTCGTTCGTCTGCCAAGCTCGTTCCTGCCGGATGAAGACCAGGGCGTGTTCCTGACGATGGCACAGCTTCCTGCGGGTGCGTCGCAAGAGCGTACCCAGAAAGTGCTGGACGAAGTGACGGACTACTACCTCACCAAAGAGAAAGACAACGTTGAATCCGTGTTTGCGGTTAACGGCTTTGGCTTTGCGGGTCGTGGTCAGAACACCGGTATCGCCTTCGTTTCTCTGAAAGACTGGTCTGAACGTCCGGGCAAAGAGAACAAGGTTGAAGCCATTACCGGCCGTGCGATGGGCACCTTCTCGCAGATTAAAGATGCGATGGTGTTCGCCTTCAACCTGCCGGCGATTGTTGAACTGGGTACCGCGACCGGCTTCGACTTCCAGCTGATTGACCAGGGCGGTCTGGGTCACGAAAAACTGACGCAGGCGCGTAACCAGCTGTTTGGCGAAGTGGCTAAGCACCCTGACCTGCTGGTCGGCGTGCGTCCAAATGGCCTGGAAGATACGCCGCAGTACAAAATCGACATCGACCAGGAGAAAGCTCAGGCGCTGGGCGTATCCATCAGTGACATCAACACCACACTGGGCGCAGCCTGGGGCGGTAGCTACGTTAACGACTTCATCGACCGCGGTCGCGTGAAGAAAGTGTACGTGATGTCCGAGGCGCAGTACCGTATGTTGCCAAACGATATCAACAGCTGGTTCGTGCGCGGCAGCAATGGTCAGATGGTACCGTTCTCGGCATTCTCAACGTCACGCTGGGAATACGGTTCGCCGCGTCTGGAACGCTATAACGGTCTGCCATCAATGGAGATCCTGGGTCAGGCTGCGCCGGGCCGAAGCACCGGTGAAGCCATGAACCTGATGGAAGAGCTGGCGAGCAAACTGCCTTCGGGTGTTGGCTACGACTGGACCGGGATGTCCTATCAGGAACGTCTGTCCGGTAACCAGGCCCCTGCCCTGTACGCGATTTCACTGATCGTCGTCTTCCTGTGTCTGGCAGCGCTGTATGAGAGCTGGTCAATTCCGTTCTCCGTTATGCTGGTGGTACCGCTCGGGGTTATCGGTGCGCTGCTTGCGGCAACGTTCCGCGGACTGACCAACGACGTGTACTTCCAGGTAGGCCTGCTGACAACCATTGGCTTGTCGGCGAAGAACGCGATACTTATCGTTGAATTCGCCAAAGATCTGATGGAGAAAGAAGGCAAAGGTCTTATTGAGGCGACGCTTGAGGCTGTTCGTATGCGTCTGCGCCCAATCCTGATGACGTCACTGGCGTTTATCCTCGGCGTACTGCCGCTGGTTATCAGCTCCGGTGCGGGCTCCGGTGCGCAGAACGCGGTCGGTACGGGCGTTATGGGGGGTATGATCACCGCAACCGTACTCGCTATCTTCTTCGTACCGGTGTTCTTCGTGGTGGTTCGCCGCCGCTTCAGCCGTAAGAATGAAGATGTTGAACACGCGCATTCGGTAGAACCTCACTGA
- a CDS encoding HHA domain-containing protein, with protein sequence MSDKPLTKIDYLMRLRRCQSIDTLERVIEKNKYELSDNELAVFYSAADHRLAELTMNKLYDKIPTSVWKFVR encoded by the coding sequence ATGTCTGATAAACCACTCACTAAAATCGATTATTTGATGCGCTTACGACGTTGTCAGTCAATTGACACCCTCGAACGCGTGATTGAAAAGAATAAATACGAGCTTTCTGATAATGAACTGGCCGTATTTTATTCAGCCGCTGACCATCGTCTTGCTGAGCTGACCATGAATAAGTTGTATGACAAAATCCCTACTTCTGTATGGAAATTTGTCCGTTAA
- the acrA gene encoding multidrug efflux RND transporter periplasmic adaptor subunit AcrA, which translates to MNKNRGLTPLAVVLMLSGSLALTGCDDKPAQQGAQQAPEVGVVTLKSEPLQITTELPGRTNAYRIAEVRPQVSGIILKRNFTEGGDVQAGESLYQIDPATYQASYESAKGDLAKAQAAAKIAQLTLNRYQKLLGTKYISQQDYDTALADAQQANAAVVAAKAAVETARINLAYTKVTSPISGRIGKSSVTEGALVQNGQTTALATVQQLDPIYVDVTQSSNDFLRLKQELANGTLKQENGKAKVELITNDGIKFPQEGTLEFSDVTVDQTTGSITLRAIFPNPDKNLLPGMFVRARLEEGTNPTALLVPQQGVTRTPRGDASALVVGADNKVEMRNITATQAIGDKWLVTEGLKDGDRVIVTGLQKVRPGAQVKAQEVTSDDKQQASAAGQSEQTKS; encoded by the coding sequence ATGAACAAAAACAGAGGGTTAACGCCTCTGGCGGTCGTTCTGATGCTTTCAGGCAGCTTAGCGCTAACAGGATGTGACGACAAACCGGCTCAACAAGGAGCTCAGCAGGCGCCAGAAGTAGGCGTTGTGACGCTCAAATCTGAACCTCTACAAATCACCACCGAATTACCCGGCCGTACAAATGCTTACCGCATTGCGGAAGTGCGTCCTCAGGTTAGCGGCATTATCCTGAAACGCAACTTCACCGAAGGCGGTGATGTGCAGGCCGGTGAGTCTCTGTATCAGATTGATCCCGCAACCTATCAGGCGTCTTATGAAAGCGCGAAAGGCGATCTGGCTAAAGCACAGGCCGCGGCCAAAATTGCCCAGCTGACGCTGAACCGCTATCAAAAACTGCTCGGTACCAAGTACATCAGTCAGCAGGATTACGATACCGCCCTGGCGGATGCCCAGCAGGCTAACGCCGCCGTGGTGGCAGCCAAAGCGGCCGTCGAAACCGCGCGCATTAACCTGGCCTATACCAAAGTGACCTCCCCTATCAGCGGTCGTATTGGTAAATCTTCCGTCACGGAAGGGGCCCTGGTACAGAACGGTCAGACCACTGCGCTGGCAACCGTGCAGCAGCTCGATCCGATCTATGTTGACGTCACGCAGTCCAGCAATGATTTCCTGCGCCTGAAACAGGAGCTGGCTAACGGCACCCTGAAACAGGAAAACGGCAAAGCCAAAGTGGAGCTGATTACCAACGACGGTATCAAGTTCCCGCAGGAAGGGACGCTGGAATTCTCTGACGTGACGGTCGACCAGACCACCGGTTCCATCACCTTACGTGCGATTTTCCCGAACCCTGACAAAAATCTGCTGCCAGGTATGTTCGTTCGCGCACGTCTGGAAGAAGGAACGAATCCAACCGCCCTTCTGGTTCCACAGCAGGGTGTGACCCGTACGCCACGCGGCGATGCGAGCGCACTGGTTGTTGGGGCTGATAACAAAGTCGAAATGCGCAATATCACCGCCACCCAGGCGATTGGGGATAAATGGCTGGTGACGGAAGGTCTGAAAGATGGCGATCGCGTGATTGTTACTGGTTTGCAAAAAGTTCGTCCTGGCGCGCAGGTTAAAGCACAGGAAGTGACATCTGACGATAAACAACAAGCTTCGGCCGCTGGCCAGTCAGAACAAACCAAGTCTTAA
- the tomB gene encoding Hha toxicity modulator TomB has product MDEYSPKRHDIAQLKFLCESLYHDCLANLDESNHGWVNDPTSAINLQLNELIEHIATFALNYKIKYNEDNKLIEQIDEYLDDTFMLFSSYGINAQDLQKWRKSGNRLFRCFVNVSRANPVSLSC; this is encoded by the coding sequence ATGGACGAGTACTCGCCAAAAAGGCATGATATCGCGCAGTTGAAATTTCTCTGCGAATCCTTGTACCATGACTGCCTTGCCAACCTTGATGAAAGCAACCATGGCTGGGTAAACGACCCAACGTCTGCCATCAATTTACAGTTGAATGAGCTGATAGAGCATATCGCAACCTTCGCACTTAATTATAAAATTAAGTACAATGAAGATAATAAGCTCATTGAGCAAATTGATGAATACCTGGACGACACCTTTATGTTGTTCAGTAGTTACGGCATTAACGCCCAGGATTTGCAAAAATGGCGTAAATCGGGAAACCGGCTATTCCGCTGTTTCGTCAACGTGAGCAGAGCTAACCCGGTTAGCCTTTCCTGTTAA
- a CDS encoding DUF454 family protein, with amino-acid sequence MQRTILIIIGWLAVVLGTLGVVLPLLPTTPFILLAAWCFARSSPRFHHWLLYRSWFGGYLRHWQKHRAMPPGAKPRAIAVILITFAISLWLVKIMWVRILLLIILSCLLIFMWRIPVVDEKQQKH; translated from the coding sequence ATGCAGCGTACTATTTTAATCATCATTGGCTGGCTTGCGGTAGTGCTGGGCACGCTGGGTGTAGTATTACCCCTGCTGCCGACCACGCCGTTTATCCTGCTGGCGGCCTGGTGCTTCGCCCGCTCGTCGCCGCGTTTTCACCACTGGCTGCTCTACCGCTCATGGTTTGGCGGCTACCTGCGGCACTGGCAAAAACACCGTGCCATGCCGCCTGGTGCGAAGCCGCGCGCGATCGCGGTGATCCTCATTACCTTCGCCATTTCATTATGGCTGGTGAAAATCATGTGGGTGCGGATCCTGCTGCTGATCATTCTCTCCTGCCTGCTTATCTTTATGTGGCGGATCCCCGTGGTTGATGAAAAGCAACAAAAGCACTGA
- the acrR gene encoding multidrug efflux transporter transcriptional repressor AcrR: MARKTKQQALETRQHILDVAIRLFSQQGVSATSLAQIAQAAGVTRGAIYWHFKNKSDLFSEIWELSESSISDLESEYRAKFPDDPLSVLREILVYILEATVVEERRRLMMEIIFHKCEFVGEMAVVQQAQRSLSLESYDRIEHNLNLCMEAKLLPANLLTRRAAILMRSYISGLMENWLFAPQSFDLKAEARSYVAILLEMLQLSPTLRSDAPSLTA; the protein is encoded by the coding sequence ATGGCACGAAAAACTAAACAACAAGCGCTGGAAACCCGACAACATATTCTGGATGTGGCGATACGTTTGTTCTCGCAGCAAGGTGTTTCAGCAACCTCGCTGGCGCAAATTGCTCAGGCCGCCGGTGTGACGCGAGGAGCGATTTACTGGCATTTTAAAAACAAGTCAGATCTGTTCAGTGAAATCTGGGAGCTTTCAGAGTCCAGCATTAGCGATCTCGAGAGTGAGTATCGGGCAAAATTCCCAGACGATCCACTCTCAGTATTGAGAGAAATATTAGTATATATCCTTGAAGCAACGGTAGTTGAAGAACGTCGCAGATTAATGATGGAGATTATTTTTCATAAATGCGAGTTCGTGGGCGAGATGGCGGTCGTGCAGCAGGCGCAACGAAGCCTCAGTCTGGAAAGCTATGACCGTATTGAGCACAACCTGAACCTCTGTATGGAGGCAAAACTGCTACCGGCCAATCTGTTGACCCGTCGGGCGGCGATTCTGATGCGCAGCTACATTTCTGGTCTGATGGAAAACTGGCTTTTTGCACCACAATCGTTTGATCTTAAAGCGGAAGCCCGCAGCTACGTGGCGATTTTACTGGAAATGCTACAGCTCAGCCCGACGCTGCGCAGCGACGCGCCTTCGCTAACGGCCTGA
- the priC gene encoding primosomal replication protein N'' translates to MKTALLLERLQNQLIALRAQATPLMGHATLKPRFDRQLFRTRSTVIQDYLAEAQTNLDELRHAVENEQQEQVAWLAEHLTEQITALHREIAAWPLRAWDSASPGLGKWQRKRLENQEFERRLFEMKREREVRLNNSETLEEQQLLMREISALEGRIVRCRQALDEIERVIERLTR, encoded by the coding sequence TTGAAAACAGCACTGCTTCTTGAGAGGCTGCAAAATCAGCTGATCGCTCTGCGGGCGCAGGCCACGCCGCTGATGGGGCACGCCACGCTGAAGCCGCGCTTTGACCGGCAGCTTTTTCGTACCCGCAGCACCGTCATTCAGGATTACCTGGCTGAAGCGCAGACGAACCTCGACGAGCTTCGCCATGCGGTTGAGAATGAACAACAGGAACAGGTGGCGTGGCTTGCAGAGCATCTCACCGAGCAGATCACCGCACTGCATCGCGAAATCGCCGCCTGGCCGCTGCGCGCCTGGGACAGCGCCTCGCCGGGGCTCGGCAAATGGCAGCGCAAGCGGCTCGAGAACCAGGAGTTTGAGCGCCGGCTGTTTGAGATGAAGCGTGAACGCGAGGTGCGTCTGAACAACAGCGAAACGCTGGAAGAGCAGCAGCTATTGATGCGCGAGATTAGCGCGCTGGAAGGACGCATCGTCCGCTGCCGTCAGGCGCTGGATGAGATTGAGCGCGTCATTGAACGTTTGACCCGTTAA